Proteins from a genomic interval of Lathamus discolor isolate bLatDis1 chromosome 11, bLatDis1.hap1, whole genome shotgun sequence:
- the SLC52A3 gene encoding solute carrier family 52, riboflavin transporter, member 3 isoform X3: MALLTHFLACTFGMGSWVAINGLWVELPLLVTVLPEQWGLPSYITIIIQMANVGPLFVTLMHRFRPGLLKEEAVIYVVVSVGVLACLLLAFLWNYTSSIAGAPHSTAFLLLTFFLALVDCTSSVTFLPFMMQLQPQFLNTFFVGEGLSGLIPALIALAQGSGISTCDNTTLVNVTISNETVESTISQTRYLPAKFSTLVFFLLMTAMMLACLLAFFCLDRLPKEWELSQQQLFPSNIMLSSIDQTPSEEGGSRLSGGCPCPKDARGLTSIVPEQASYSLAKLTFIYLLVAWVSALTNGVLPSVQSYSCLPYGNTAYHLATTLSAMANPLACIVAMFLPGRSLALLGTFTMLGTGFGAYNMAIAVMSPCPILQQSQWGDVTIVLSWVLFTGTLSYVKAMAGVILRSCSRNELVWYGAMEQLGSLLGALLMFPLVNVYSLFTSADFCSLQCPA, from the exons ATGGCGCTGCTCACCCATTTCCTCGCCTGCACCTTCGGCATGGGCTCCTGGGTGGCCATCAACGGGCTGTGGGTCGAGCTGCCGCTGCTGGTGACGGTGCTGCCGGAGCAGTGGGGTCTGCCATCGtacatcaccatcatcatccaGATGGCCAACGTGGGGCCGCTCTTCGTCACCCTCATGCACCGCTTTCGGCCCGGCTTGCTGAAGGAGGAGGCTGTAATCTATGTGGTGGTGTCTGTGGGTGTCCTGGCCTGTTTACTGTTAGCCTTCCTCTGGAACTACACATCCTCCATCGCCGGGGCACCCCACAGCACCGCCTTCCTGCTCCTCACCTTCTTCCTGGCCCTGGTGGACTGCACTTCCTCCGTCACCTTCCTGCCCTTCATGATGCAGCTGCAGCCCCAGTTCCTCAACACCTTCTTCGTAGGTGAAGGGCTCAGCGGGCTGATCCCTGCTCTCATTGCCCTGGCCCAGGGCTCTGGCATCTCCACCTGCGACAACACCACCTTGGTCAACGTCACCATCAGCAATGAGACCGTGGAGAGCACCATCTCCCAGACCCGCTACCTCCCAGCCAAGTTCTCCACCCTCGTCTTCTTTCTCCTCATGACGGCGATGATGCTGGCCTGCTTGCTGGCCTTCTTCTGCCTcgacaggctgcccaaggagtgggagctctcccagcagcagctctttcccAGCAATATCATGCTGAGCTCAATTGACCAGACCCCCAGTGAGGAAGGAGGCTCCCGGCTGAGCGGAGGCTGCCCATGCCCAAAGGATGCCAGGGGGCTGACGAGCATCGTGCCGGAGCAGGCCTCCTACTCCCTGGCCAAGCTCACCTTCATCTACCTCCTCGTTGCTTGGGTGAGCGCTCTGACCAACGGGGTCCTGCCCTCCGTGCAGTCCTACTCCTGCCTGCCCTATGGCAACACCGCCTACCACCTCGCCACCACGCTCAGCGCCATGGCCAACCCTCTGGCCTGCATCGTGGCCATGTTCCTGCCCGGCAG gtccctggccctgctgggcACCTTCACCATGCTGGGGACAGGCTTTGGTGCCTACAACATGGCCATCGCGGTGATGAGTCCCTGCCCAATCCTCCAGCAGTCCCAGTGGGGAGATGTCACCATT GTCCTCTCCTGGGTGCTCTTCACCGGGACGCTCTCCTACGTGAAGGCGATGGCCGGGGTGATCCTGCGCAGCTGCAGCCGCAACGAGCTGGTGTGGTACGGGGCGATGGAGCAGTTGGGCTCCCTCCTGGGGGCCCTGCTCATGTTCCCCCTTGTCAACGTCTACTCCTTGTTCACATCGGCCGACTTCTGCAGCCTGCAGTGCCCGGCGTGA
- the SLC52A3 gene encoding solute carrier family 52, riboflavin transporter, member 3 isoform X1 → MGGWVWADPSFTRGAVRPRGSVLAGAGGEPGAGDAAGSPLSQRAGRSRARFAGGAAGRALLAAGAGARPDAAGRGGEETGAAGAVGGSSALLPAEPLPRPPGAQHSSIAPEQPSLSMALLTHFLACTFGMGSWVAINGLWVELPLLVTVLPEQWGLPSYITIIIQMANVGPLFVTLMHRFRPGLLKEEAVIYVVVSVGVLACLLLAFLWNYTSSIAGAPHSTAFLLLTFFLALVDCTSSVTFLPFMMQLQPQFLNTFFVGEGLSGLIPALIALAQGSGISTCDNTTLVNVTISNETVESTISQTRYLPAKFSTLVFFLLMTAMMLACLLAFFCLDRLPKEWELSQQQLFPSNIMLSSIDQTPSEEGGSRLSGGCPCPKDARGLTSIVPEQASYSLAKLTFIYLLVAWVSALTNGVLPSVQSYSCLPYGNTAYHLATTLSAMANPLACIVAMFLPGRSLALLGTFTMLGTGFGAYNMAIAVMSPCPILQQSQWGDVTIVLSWVLFTGTLSYVKAMAGVILRSCSRNELVWYGAMEQLGSLLGALLMFPLVNVYSLFTSADFCSLQCPA, encoded by the exons ATGGGCGGCTGGGTCTGGGCAGACCCGAGCTTCACCCGTGGGGCCGTGCGGCCGCGGGGGTCAGTGCTGGCCGGAGCGGGCGGCGAGCCCGGGGCAGGGGATGCGGCCGGGTCCCCGCTGAGTCAGCGCGCAGGCAGGAGCCGGGCCCGGTTCGCAGGTGGGGCTGCCGGGAGAGCCCTTCTCGCCGCAGGCGCTGGAGCCCGCCCGGATGccgcggggcgcggcggggagGAGACGGGCGCTGCGGGCGCGGTGGGAGGTTCGAGCGCTCTGCTCCCGGCAGAGCCGCTGCCCCGGCCCCCCGGCGCCCAG cacagcagcatcgcCCCCGAGCAGCCATCCCTGAGCATGGCGCTGCTCACCCATTTCCTCGCCTGCACCTTCGGCATGGGCTCCTGGGTGGCCATCAACGGGCTGTGGGTCGAGCTGCCGCTGCTGGTGACGGTGCTGCCGGAGCAGTGGGGTCTGCCATCGtacatcaccatcatcatccaGATGGCCAACGTGGGGCCGCTCTTCGTCACCCTCATGCACCGCTTTCGGCCCGGCTTGCTGAAGGAGGAGGCTGTAATCTATGTGGTGGTGTCTGTGGGTGTCCTGGCCTGTTTACTGTTAGCCTTCCTCTGGAACTACACATCCTCCATCGCCGGGGCACCCCACAGCACCGCCTTCCTGCTCCTCACCTTCTTCCTGGCCCTGGTGGACTGCACTTCCTCCGTCACCTTCCTGCCCTTCATGATGCAGCTGCAGCCCCAGTTCCTCAACACCTTCTTCGTAGGTGAAGGGCTCAGCGGGCTGATCCCTGCTCTCATTGCCCTGGCCCAGGGCTCTGGCATCTCCACCTGCGACAACACCACCTTGGTCAACGTCACCATCAGCAATGAGACCGTGGAGAGCACCATCTCCCAGACCCGCTACCTCCCAGCCAAGTTCTCCACCCTCGTCTTCTTTCTCCTCATGACGGCGATGATGCTGGCCTGCTTGCTGGCCTTCTTCTGCCTcgacaggctgcccaaggagtgggagctctcccagcagcagctctttcccAGCAATATCATGCTGAGCTCAATTGACCAGACCCCCAGTGAGGAAGGAGGCTCCCGGCTGAGCGGAGGCTGCCCATGCCCAAAGGATGCCAGGGGGCTGACGAGCATCGTGCCGGAGCAGGCCTCCTACTCCCTGGCCAAGCTCACCTTCATCTACCTCCTCGTTGCTTGGGTGAGCGCTCTGACCAACGGGGTCCTGCCCTCCGTGCAGTCCTACTCCTGCCTGCCCTATGGCAACACCGCCTACCACCTCGCCACCACGCTCAGCGCCATGGCCAACCCTCTGGCCTGCATCGTGGCCATGTTCCTGCCCGGCAG gtccctggccctgctgggcACCTTCACCATGCTGGGGACAGGCTTTGGTGCCTACAACATGGCCATCGCGGTGATGAGTCCCTGCCCAATCCTCCAGCAGTCCCAGTGGGGAGATGTCACCATT GTCCTCTCCTGGGTGCTCTTCACCGGGACGCTCTCCTACGTGAAGGCGATGGCCGGGGTGATCCTGCGCAGCTGCAGCCGCAACGAGCTGGTGTGGTACGGGGCGATGGAGCAGTTGGGCTCCCTCCTGGGGGCCCTGCTCATGTTCCCCCTTGTCAACGTCTACTCCTTGTTCACATCGGCCGACTTCTGCAGCCTGCAGTGCCCGGCGTGA
- the SLC52A3 gene encoding solute carrier family 52, riboflavin transporter, member 3 isoform X2: MGGWVWADPSFTRGAVRPRGSVLAGAGGEPGAGDAAGSPLSQRAGRSRARFAGGAAGRALLAAGAGARPDAAGRGGEETGAAGAVGGSSALLPAEPLPRPPGAQHSSIAPEQPSLSMALLTHFLACTFGMGSWVAINGLWVELPLLVTVLPEQWGLPSYITIIIQMANVGPLFVTLMHRFRPGLLKEEAVIYVVVSVGVLACLLLAFLWNYTSSIAGAPHSTAFLLLTFFLALVDCTSSVTFLPFMMQLQPQFLNTFFVGEGLSGLIPALIALAQGSGISTCDNTTLVNVTISNETVESTISQTRYLPAKFSTLVFFLLMTAMMLACLLAFFCLDRLPKEWELSQQQLFPSNIMLSSIDQTPSEEGGSRLSGGCPCPKDARGLTSIVPEQASYSLAKLTFIYLLVAWVSALTNGVLPSVQSYSCLPYGNTAYHLATTLSAMANPLACIVAMFLPGRSSPGCSSPGRSPT; this comes from the exons ATGGGCGGCTGGGTCTGGGCAGACCCGAGCTTCACCCGTGGGGCCGTGCGGCCGCGGGGGTCAGTGCTGGCCGGAGCGGGCGGCGAGCCCGGGGCAGGGGATGCGGCCGGGTCCCCGCTGAGTCAGCGCGCAGGCAGGAGCCGGGCCCGGTTCGCAGGTGGGGCTGCCGGGAGAGCCCTTCTCGCCGCAGGCGCTGGAGCCCGCCCGGATGccgcggggcgcggcggggagGAGACGGGCGCTGCGGGCGCGGTGGGAGGTTCGAGCGCTCTGCTCCCGGCAGAGCCGCTGCCCCGGCCCCCCGGCGCCCAG cacagcagcatcgcCCCCGAGCAGCCATCCCTGAGCATGGCGCTGCTCACCCATTTCCTCGCCTGCACCTTCGGCATGGGCTCCTGGGTGGCCATCAACGGGCTGTGGGTCGAGCTGCCGCTGCTGGTGACGGTGCTGCCGGAGCAGTGGGGTCTGCCATCGtacatcaccatcatcatccaGATGGCCAACGTGGGGCCGCTCTTCGTCACCCTCATGCACCGCTTTCGGCCCGGCTTGCTGAAGGAGGAGGCTGTAATCTATGTGGTGGTGTCTGTGGGTGTCCTGGCCTGTTTACTGTTAGCCTTCCTCTGGAACTACACATCCTCCATCGCCGGGGCACCCCACAGCACCGCCTTCCTGCTCCTCACCTTCTTCCTGGCCCTGGTGGACTGCACTTCCTCCGTCACCTTCCTGCCCTTCATGATGCAGCTGCAGCCCCAGTTCCTCAACACCTTCTTCGTAGGTGAAGGGCTCAGCGGGCTGATCCCTGCTCTCATTGCCCTGGCCCAGGGCTCTGGCATCTCCACCTGCGACAACACCACCTTGGTCAACGTCACCATCAGCAATGAGACCGTGGAGAGCACCATCTCCCAGACCCGCTACCTCCCAGCCAAGTTCTCCACCCTCGTCTTCTTTCTCCTCATGACGGCGATGATGCTGGCCTGCTTGCTGGCCTTCTTCTGCCTcgacaggctgcccaaggagtgggagctctcccagcagcagctctttcccAGCAATATCATGCTGAGCTCAATTGACCAGACCCCCAGTGAGGAAGGAGGCTCCCGGCTGAGCGGAGGCTGCCCATGCCCAAAGGATGCCAGGGGGCTGACGAGCATCGTGCCGGAGCAGGCCTCCTACTCCCTGGCCAAGCTCACCTTCATCTACCTCCTCGTTGCTTGGGTGAGCGCTCTGACCAACGGGGTCCTGCCCTCCGTGCAGTCCTACTCCTGCCTGCCCTATGGCAACACCGCCTACCACCTCGCCACCACGCTCAGCGCCATGGCCAACCCTCTGGCCTGCATCGTGGCCATGTTCCTGCCCGGCAG GTCCTCTCCTGGGTGCTCTTCACCGGGACGCTCTCCTACGTGA
- the FAM110A gene encoding protein FAM110A produces the protein MPVEALQARDAMKGVPVPAPFTSTMPIRILRKGPAYFRRGTEPGAGKPSAVERLEADKAKYVKSQQVASTRQEPVKPPLLKQPLFTAGVRRAVLTPSRRAAPGPRRAEPAGTKTCLDLEILNNLINLCDSPFPKAENPLGRDCKWRAEAPAPRCSGADGAAKPPESPIATKPPGSVAVRRVDVRPCGAPRGPVTPVTPMTPVTPVTPVTPVTPVPASPIPGALPAAPARSSPARPESARRQPVLHRSKSDLSDRLSRATADLERFFNYCGLDPEELQDTGAERFARASSDIVSLKFHSVSTASSEGGRSPPSAATPEGRPPERVPYGISVIERNARVIKWLYGLRQAREHQQVSNV, from the coding sequence ATGCCCGTTGAGGCGCTGCAGGCCAGAGACGCCATGAAAGGGGTGCCGGTGCCGGCTCCCTTCACCTCGACCATGCCCATCCGCATCCTCCGCAAGGGCCCAGCTTATTTCCGCCGTGGCACAGAGCCGGGTGCCGGGAAGCCGAGCGCGGTGGAGAGGCTGGAGGCCGACAAGGCCAAGTACGTGAAGAGCCAGCAGGTcgccagcaccaggcaggagCCGGTGAAGCCACCGCTGCTCAAGCAGCCCCTCTTCACAGCGGGGGTGCGCCGGGCGGTGCTCACCCCCAGCCGCAGGGCAGCGCCGGGACCACGTCGCGCCGAGCCTGCTGGCACCAAGACCTGCCTCGACCTGGAGATCCTCAACAACCTCATCAACCTCTGCGACAGCCCCTTCCCCAAGGCGGAGAACCCGCTGGGCAGGGACTGCAAGTGGAGGGCGGAGGCGCCGGCGCCGCGGTGCAGTGGGGCGGATGGCGCTGCCAAACCACCGGAGAGTCCCATTGCCACCAAGCCCCCCGGCAGCGTGGCCGTGCGGAGGGTGGACGTGCGTCCCTGCGGGGCTCCACGGGGGCCGGTGACACCGGTGACGCCGATGACACCAGTGACACCCGTGACACCAGTGACACCTGTGACACCGGTACCCGCATCCCCCATCCCCGGTGCGCTGCCGGCAGCCCCGGCACGGAGCTCGCCTGCCCGCCCCGAGAGCGCGCGCCGGCAGCCGGTGCTGCACCGCTCCAAGTCGGACCTGAGCGACCGCCTCTCGCGGGCCACCGCCGACCTGGAGCGCTTCTTCAACTACTGCGGCCTGGACCCCgaggagctgcaggacacgGGCGCCGAGCGCTTCGCCCGCGCCAGCTCCGACATCGTCTCCCTCAAGTTCCACAGCGTGAGCACGGCCAGCTCGGAGGGCGGCCGCTCGCCGCCCAGCGCGGCCACGCCGGAGGGACGCCCGCCCGAGCGCGTCCCTTACGGCATCTCCGTCATCGAGCGCAACGCCCGTGTCATCAAGTGGCTGTATGGGCTGCGCCAGGCCAGGGAGCACCAGCAGGTCTCCAACGTGTAG